The following coding sequences lie in one Oculatellaceae cyanobacterium genomic window:
- a CDS encoding GUN4 N-terminal ARM-like repeat domain-containing protein — translation MSDLTTTSPDTSDNIADIRYKFKSETEKNQQKLIPEVLSSGDVGLQLLMEFLCERRSSPPSLVDGIAYQALYQANSAKATEFLNTNFPTGIVPLKSERGIDYSPLQKLLAQQDFLEADRLSNLKLCELAGSDALQRKWLYFTEVENCPITDLQTINNLWLLHSEGKFGFSVQREMWLAVGKNWEKLWSKIGWKNGNAWTRYPNEFTWALTAPKGHLPLSNQLRGVRVISSLLSHPAWTINNAR, via the coding sequence ATGAGTGATCTAACCACTACCTCACCAGATACATCCGACAACATCGCTGACATTCGCTACAAGTTCAAGTCAGAAACTGAGAAAAATCAACAAAAACTGATTCCCGAAGTCCTCAGTTCTGGTGATGTCGGTTTACAGTTATTGATGGAATTTTTATGTGAACGTCGCTCTTCACCACCCAGTTTAGTTGACGGTATTGCTTACCAAGCTCTTTATCAGGCGAACTCAGCCAAGGCAACTGAATTTCTCAATACCAACTTTCCGACTGGGATTGTGCCATTAAAGTCTGAGCGTGGAATTGATTATAGCCCTCTCCAAAAACTGCTTGCTCAACAAGACTTTTTAGAAGCTGATCGTCTCTCTAACCTAAAACTGTGTGAATTGGCGGGTTCTGATGCACTACAAAGAAAGTGGCTGTACTTTACAGAGGTAGAAAATTGTCCAATTACTGATCTCCAAACGATCAATAATTTATGGTTACTACACTCAGAAGGTAAGTTTGGATTTTCCGTTCAACGGGAAATGTGGCTGGCAGTTGGCAAAAATTGGGAAAAACTCTGGTCGAAAATTGGTTGGAAAAACGGCAACGCTTGGACTCGTTATCCGAATGAGTTTACTTGGGCTTTAACAGCACCCAAGGGGCATCTACCTCTATCAAATCAGTTGCGGGGAGTGCGGGTTATTTCCTCTTTGCTGTCTCACCCTGCTTGGACAATTAACAATGCACGATGA
- a CDS encoding response regulator transcription factor: MKKILVVDDDRTLRTILIHHLHKHGYQIKEASSGVEALTVFEQDPPDVVVSDVMMPEMNGLEFCRQLRASRFGQLVPFIFISAKGELEDRIIGHTIGGDDYLTKPVDPRELIAKIEAQLERSRRIHSEMVMLMQHLASRSPAMPLPPAPEQPLIEKERTVEIALSTQPEDLPLTPAEARVFWEVIQGFTNKQISDRLFISPRTVQTHLSNILNKLDLANRSQLVRFAYENGYRLPEQK; this comes from the coding sequence GTGAAAAAGATTTTAGTGGTGGATGATGATAGAACTCTGCGAACTATCTTGATACATCATTTGCACAAGCATGGATACCAAATCAAGGAAGCGAGTTCTGGGGTTGAAGCATTAACTGTCTTCGAGCAAGATCCACCTGATGTAGTCGTATCTGACGTGATGATGCCAGAGATGAACGGGTTGGAATTTTGCCGCCAGTTGAGGGCTAGTAGATTTGGGCAATTGGTACCGTTTATTTTTATATCGGCGAAAGGAGAGTTGGAAGATCGCATTATAGGTCACACGATTGGGGGGGATGATTATTTAACTAAACCTGTTGATCCCAGGGAATTAATCGCCAAGATTGAGGCTCAACTAGAGCGATCGCGCCGGATACATTCAGAAATGGTAATGTTGATGCAGCATTTGGCAAGCCGTTCACCTGCAATGCCTCTACCCCCTGCACCTGAACAACCACTGATAGAAAAAGAGCGCACAGTTGAGATTGCTTTATCTACTCAACCAGAAGATTTACCCTTGACACCCGCCGAAGCGAGAGTATTTTGGGAAGTGATTCAAGGTTTTACGAATAAACAAATCAGCGATCGCTTGTTTATCAGCCCCCGTACAGTGCAAACCCATCTTAGTAATATACTTAATAAGTTGGATTTAGCCAATCGCTCTCAGTTAGTGCGCTTTGCCTACGAAAATGGCTACCGCCTACCAGAACAAAAGTAA
- a CDS encoding NADP-dependent isocitrate dehydrogenase, giving the protein MYEKITPPDTGSRITFQNGEPIVPDNPIIPFVRGDGTGVDIWPAAQKVFDAAVKTAYGDKRRISWFKVYAGDEACEKYGTYQYLPEDTLNAIKEYGIAIKGPLTTPVGGGIRSLNVALRQIHDLYACVRPCKYYQGTPSPHKNPEKLDVIVYRENTEDIYLGIEWRQGSEMANKIIHLLNNELIPATPEHGKKQIPLDSGIGIKPISKTGSQRLVRRAIQHALRLPSHKQMVTLVHKGNIMKYTEGAFRDWGYELAITEFRNQCVTERESWILSNKEKNPNITVAENAGEIEPGYNSLTEEKQAAICREVETVLNSIWETHGNGQWKEKVMVNDRIADSIFQQIQTRPDEYSILATMNLNGDYLSDAAAAIIGGLGMGPGANIGDYCAIFEATHGTAPKHAGLDRINPGSVILSGVMMLEFMGWQEAADLIKQGIGKAISNREVTYDLARMMEPPVETPLKCSEFAEAIIKNFS; this is encoded by the coding sequence ATGTACGAAAAAATCACACCCCCTGATACTGGTTCTCGGATTACTTTCCAAAATGGCGAACCAATTGTGCCAGACAACCCGATTATTCCTTTTGTTCGTGGAGATGGTACAGGTGTTGATATTTGGCCTGCTGCTCAGAAAGTATTTGATGCCGCAGTTAAAACTGCCTATGGAGATAAACGACGCATTAGTTGGTTTAAAGTTTACGCTGGTGACGAAGCCTGTGAAAAGTACGGCACATACCAATATTTGCCCGAAGACACTCTTAATGCGATCAAAGAGTATGGTATTGCCATCAAAGGGCCACTGACAACACCCGTGGGAGGTGGTATTCGTTCACTCAATGTCGCCCTGCGTCAAATTCACGACCTATACGCCTGTGTGCGCCCCTGTAAATACTATCAAGGTACGCCTTCCCCCCACAAAAACCCAGAAAAACTCGATGTCATTGTTTACCGAGAAAATACAGAAGATATTTACCTGGGAATTGAGTGGCGACAAGGCAGTGAAATGGCTAACAAAATCATTCATTTGCTAAATAATGAATTGATTCCCGCCACTCCCGAACATGGCAAAAAGCAAATCCCTCTAGATTCTGGCATTGGAATCAAACCGATTAGTAAAACAGGCTCTCAGCGTCTAGTTCGCCGCGCTATTCAGCACGCCCTGCGCCTACCATCTCATAAGCAAATGGTGACGTTAGTGCATAAGGGCAACATCATGAAGTATACAGAAGGAGCCTTCCGCGACTGGGGTTATGAATTAGCGATTACAGAATTCCGTAACCAGTGTGTGACTGAACGGGAATCTTGGATTCTTTCTAACAAAGAGAAGAACCCAAATATTACCGTTGCAGAAAATGCAGGTGAGATCGAACCAGGATACAACTCTCTGACAGAGGAAAAACAAGCTGCTATTTGTCGTGAAGTTGAAACTGTACTGAATAGCATCTGGGAAACTCACGGCAATGGTCAGTGGAAAGAAAAGGTGATGGTAAATGACCGAATTGCTGACAGTATTTTCCAACAAATTCAGACCAGACCGGATGAATACTCTATTCTTGCCACGATGAATTTGAATGGAGATTATTTATCTGATGCTGCTGCTGCGATCATTGGCGGGTTAGGCATGGGGCCAGGAGCTAATATTGGTGATTATTGTGCCATTTTCGAGGCTACCCACGGTACTGCTCCTAAACACGCTGGTCTCGATCGCATTAACCCAGGTTCTGTAATTCTATCAGGGGTGATGATGTTGGAATTTATGGGGTGGCAAGAAGCGGCTGACTTAATCAAACAAGGCATTGGTAAAGCTATCTCTAATCGAGAAGTTACCTATGATTTAGCTCGGATGATGGAACCACCTGTGGAGACACCTCTCAAGTGTTCTGAGTTTGCTGAGGCGATTATCAAAAATTTTAGCTAA
- a CDS encoding LptF/LptG family permease, translating to MDRYIAIELLMPFLFGVGAFSSLGVAIGSLFDLVRQVAESGLLIAIAVKVLLLKMPEFIVYAFPMSTLLSCLMTYSRFSSDSEIIALRSCGISIYRLILPAIVLSFMVTGMTFLFNELVVPAANYEASTTLSQALKKDQLNLKEENIFYPEYREEKINGQTTKTLARLFYADKFDGKQMKNLTILDWSRKGLNQIVTAEAATWNTQENTWDFFNGSIYIVAPDASYRNILKFEHQKLRLSRAPLDLASKGRDYGEMNIAQSLEYLKILNMSGDDKKITKLKVRIQQKISLPFVCLVFGIVGAALGIRPQRTGRATSFGVSVIVIFSYYLLSFISGALGQVSVLSPFLAAWLPNIFGLTAGGVMVLRVAR from the coding sequence ATGGATCGATACATTGCGATCGAACTATTGATGCCATTTTTGTTTGGTGTTGGTGCATTTTCTTCTTTAGGAGTTGCCATTGGAAGCTTATTTGATTTGGTGCGGCAAGTCGCTGAATCTGGACTTTTGATCGCAATTGCCGTCAAAGTTTTGTTATTGAAAATGCCAGAATTTATTGTCTATGCTTTTCCAATGTCTACACTTTTAAGCTGTTTAATGACATATAGTCGTTTTTCTAGTGACAGTGAAATCATCGCGTTACGCAGCTGTGGCATTAGTATTTATCGGCTGATATTGCCTGCAATTGTTCTCAGTTTTATGGTTACTGGGATGACCTTCTTATTTAATGAATTGGTTGTACCTGCTGCCAACTATGAAGCATCAACAACCCTTTCACAAGCACTAAAAAAAGATCAGCTAAACTTAAAAGAAGAAAATATTTTTTATCCAGAATATCGAGAAGAAAAAATCAACGGGCAGACAACCAAGACACTAGCACGTTTATTTTATGCGGATAAATTTGACGGTAAACAAATGAAGAATTTGACGATTTTAGACTGGTCTAGAAAAGGATTAAATCAAATTGTCACCGCAGAAGCAGCAACTTGGAATACTCAAGAAAATACGTGGGATTTTTTTAATGGTTCTATTTATATAGTTGCTCCAGATGCTTCTTACCGCAATATCTTAAAATTTGAACACCAAAAACTGCGCCTTTCTAGAGCGCCATTAGATCTAGCTAGTAAGGGTCGAGACTATGGTGAAATGAATATTGCTCAGTCATTAGAATATTTAAAAATATTAAATATGAGCGGAGATGATAAAAAAATTACTAAACTAAAAGTGCGTATTCAACAAAAAATCTCCTTACCTTTTGTTTGTTTGGTGTTTGGTATCGTTGGTGCTGCTTTGGGAATTAGACCGCAACGTACTGGTAGAGCAACTAGCTTTGGTGTGAGTGTAATAGTAATTTTTAGTTATTATTTACTGTCATTTATTAGCGGTGCGCTTGGTCAGGTGTCTGTTCTATCTCCGTTTTTAGCAGCTTGGTTGCCGAATATCTTTGGCTTAACAGCCGGAGGAGTAATGGTATTACGGGTAGCGCGATAG
- the lptB gene encoding LPS export ABC transporter ATP-binding protein, which yields MKIYLENVHKSYNKRVIVNRVNLSVSQGEIVGLLGPNGAGKTTTFYMATGLEKPDQGRVRLDALDITNLPMHERARLGIGYLAQEPSIFRHLSVLDNILLVLEQTNVPRREWGRRISSLIQEFRLEKVVYTKGNQVSGGERRRTEIARALAAGREGPKFLLLDEPFAGVDPIAVSEIQKIIAQLRDRRMGILITDHNVRETLAITDRGYIMRDGQILAAGSAEELYANPLVRQYYLGQNFQR from the coding sequence GTGAAAATCTACCTAGAAAACGTCCACAAGTCCTATAACAAGCGAGTGATAGTGAACCGTGTCAACCTCTCAGTTTCCCAAGGGGAAATTGTGGGGCTACTTGGGCCTAATGGCGCTGGTAAAACAACGACATTTTATATGGCTACTGGTTTAGAAAAGCCAGACCAAGGTAGGGTACGTTTAGATGCCCTTGATATTACCAATTTACCGATGCACGAACGAGCAAGGTTGGGGATTGGTTATCTAGCTCAGGAACCTAGTATTTTTAGACACCTGAGTGTGCTAGACAATATTTTATTAGTGCTAGAACAAACTAATGTGCCACGCAGAGAGTGGGGTAGACGCATAAGTTCCTTAATTCAAGAGTTTCGCCTCGAAAAAGTAGTTTATACCAAGGGTAATCAAGTATCTGGCGGAGAGCGACGACGGACGGAAATAGCCAGAGCTTTAGCTGCGGGTAGAGAGGGGCCAAAGTTTTTGCTGTTAGATGAACCGTTTGCGGGGGTTGATCCTATTGCTGTGTCAGAAATTCAAAAAATTATTGCTCAATTGCGCGATCGCAGAATGGGTATTTTAATTACCGATCACAACGTCCGAGAAACTTTGGCAATTACAGATCGAGGCTACATTATGCGCGACGGACAAATTCTCGCTGCTGGCAGCGCTGAAGAACTGTATGCTAATCCTTTAGTGCGGCAGTACTACTTAGGTCAAAATTTTCAACGTTGA
- a CDS encoding LptA/OstA family protein, with product MSAGGMILDFNRFGKLSLIVLSQSSSFKPVQTMISSYKLIDSLKRRLGLAIIAPLVVAGALAPLQLQNAQAQTSQDNRPLSVRADVQEYNSKTGVVTARGNVQVLYPSRQIQGTAAQAQYFSRERRIVMSGNVYILQQGNSLRGETITYLIDEGRFVALPKSNKQVESVYIVSEPNNSQP from the coding sequence ATGTCAGCAGGTGGTATGATTCTCGACTTTAACCGATTCGGTAAACTATCGTTAATAGTACTATCACAATCATCTTCATTTAAGCCAGTGCAAACAATGATTTCTTCATATAAATTAATTGATTCTTTGAAGCGTCGGTTAGGGTTAGCAATAATTGCTCCTCTAGTGGTTGCAGGCGCTCTAGCACCTTTGCAACTCCAAAACGCCCAAGCCCAAACCTCTCAAGATAATCGCCCTCTGAGCGTTCGTGCTGATGTGCAAGAATATAACTCCAAAACTGGAGTCGTAACGGCTCGTGGGAATGTGCAAGTTCTTTATCCATCAAGACAGATTCAAGGAACTGCTGCCCAAGCTCAATATTTCAGCCGCGAACGCCGCATTGTAATGAGCGGCAATGTTTATATCCTACAGCAAGGTAATAGCCTGCGTGGGGAGACAATTACTTACCTAATTGATGAGGGGCGCTTTGTGGCACTACCTAAATCTAATAAGCAGGTGGAATCTGTTTATATTGTTTCTGAGCCAAATAATTCTCAACCCTAA
- a CDS encoding DUF309 domain-containing protein encodes MPNNEFLQGVEQFNQQEFYACHDTLEALWMEASEPQKRFYQGVLQIAVACYHLENHNWRGAVVLLGEGIARIKNYQPIYEEINVTDLVTESADLLTTLHELGAEKIADFVEQLEGADTSNNPSNYQLPKIKFANI; translated from the coding sequence ATGCCAAATAATGAATTTCTCCAGGGTGTTGAACAGTTTAATCAACAAGAATTTTATGCTTGTCACGACACCCTAGAGGCTTTGTGGATGGAGGCATCAGAGCCACAAAAAAGGTTCTATCAAGGTGTCCTCCAAATTGCTGTTGCCTGTTATCACTTGGAGAATCATAACTGGCGTGGTGCCGTTGTTTTACTGGGGGAAGGAATTGCACGCATCAAAAATTACCAACCTATATATGAGGAGATTAATGTTACGGATTTGGTGACTGAGAGTGCTGATTTATTAACAACTTTGCATGAGTTAGGAGCAGAGAAAATAGCTGATTTCGTTGAGCAGTTAGAGGGAGCAGATACGTCTAACAATCCATCTAACTATCAGTTGCCAAAAATTAAATTCGCTAATATATAA
- a CDS encoding ferredoxin thioredoxin reductase catalytic beta subunit, with protein sequence MNPANTDNQASEKNLEAMRHFSETYAKRTGTYFCVDPSVTAVVIEGLAKHKDDLGSPLCPCRHYEDKQAEVSAAFWNCPCVPMRERKECHCMLFLTPDNDFAGQQQEISLEEIIAVRESMA encoded by the coding sequence ATGAACCCAGCAAATACTGATAACCAAGCCAGCGAAAAAAATCTGGAGGCAATGCGGCATTTTTCCGAAACTTATGCCAAGCGTACAGGGACTTACTTCTGTGTTGATCCTTCGGTTACTGCTGTCGTCATTGAAGGACTGGCGAAGCACAAAGACGATCTTGGTTCTCCCTTATGCCCTTGTCGCCATTACGAAGACAAACAAGCAGAGGTAAGTGCTGCTTTCTGGAATTGTCCTTGCGTACCTATGCGTGAGCGCAAGGAATGTCACTGTATGCTATTTTTAACTCCAGATAATGACTTTGCTGGTCAGCAGCAAGAAATTTCTCTAGAAGAAATCATAGCTGTTCGCGAAAGTATGGCGTGA
- a CDS encoding VanZ family protein, with the protein MKLSQKGWIAASVVYFLIIVTIILLADSGKLINFSLAHPPYDKLGHFILYGIASFLFHRATGRVMIAVFRYPIPLGSFIFTIFTAAEEIWQSILPYRTASIEDFAASFSGIILFYWIGEIWDSKKIIKNKDN; encoded by the coding sequence ATGAAATTATCCCAGAAAGGCTGGATTGCAGCCTCTGTTGTATATTTTCTAATCATTGTGACAATTATTTTATTAGCAGACTCAGGAAAATTAATCAACTTTTCCCTAGCTCATCCGCCTTATGACAAGCTAGGGCATTTTATCCTCTACGGAATTGCTTCTTTTTTATTTCATCGAGCGACAGGCAGGGTAATGATAGCAGTTTTTCGCTATCCCATCCCGCTAGGGTCGTTTATTTTCACAATTTTTACTGCTGCTGAAGAAATCTGGCAATCAATTTTACCCTACCGCACTGCAAGTATTGAAGACTTTGCTGCGAGTTTTTCTGGCATAATACTGTTCTATTGGATAGGAGAAATTTGGGATAGTAAAAAAATTATCAAAAATAAAGATAACTAA
- a CDS encoding DUF58 domain-containing protein — MINRITSWLETHWATPAYAGWLLLGIAICFFAAATNTMAGWLYVISGIIFAMLGLGAVLSVRSLRELIVRRNPIPPVTVGDQLTIEVEIINQTKQPKTLLQVQDVLPFVLGKPVQISLETIPSQDAHRWIYYQSTQKRGVYRWDTVQLRTGAPLGLFWCRRFRDVPAKAFVYPTVLPLNSCPLVDQMGQDENSLYYNRDRRAHAATEGVTRALRPYRVGDPIRLIHWRTSARYGEFKVRELEVFTGGQEVIIGLDSAGVWDLEDFEQAVIAAASIYFYAGKSGLNAKLWTAATGLLWGNRVVLETLAAVNAGEDSNTSNLPNSPTIWLTQNSETLNSLPNSSRWVLWQPRASTELAKMINRKLPGVIINTEQPLQLQLQQSLNNYY, encoded by the coding sequence ATGATCAACCGGATTACTAGCTGGTTAGAAACTCATTGGGCAACTCCTGCTTATGCAGGTTGGTTGCTTTTAGGAATTGCTATATGTTTCTTCGCAGCCGCAACCAATACAATGGCAGGGTGGCTATATGTGATCAGTGGGATTATCTTTGCCATGCTGGGACTAGGGGCGGTGCTATCAGTGCGATCGCTGCGAGAATTGATAGTACGGCGAAATCCTATTCCTCCTGTCACAGTAGGCGACCAATTAACAATTGAAGTAGAAATCATCAATCAAACTAAGCAGCCAAAAACGCTACTGCAAGTTCAAGATGTACTTCCTTTCGTACTAGGTAAACCTGTACAAATATCCCTAGAAACTATTCCATCTCAAGATGCCCACCGATGGATTTATTATCAATCAACCCAGAAAAGAGGAGTTTATCGGTGGGACACTGTGCAGTTGAGAACAGGTGCGCCTTTAGGATTATTTTGGTGTCGTCGTTTTAGGGATGTTCCAGCAAAAGCTTTTGTTTATCCTACGGTATTACCCCTCAATAGCTGTCCTTTGGTCGATCAAATGGGACAAGATGAAAATTCACTTTACTATAATCGCGATCGCCGCGCCCATGCTGCTACAGAAGGCGTTACCCGCGCCTTGCGACCCTACCGCGTTGGCGATCCGATCCGTTTAATCCACTGGCGTACCAGCGCCCGCTATGGTGAATTTAAAGTACGTGAATTAGAAGTATTTACTGGCGGTCAAGAAGTTATTATTGGCTTAGATAGCGCAGGTGTTTGGGATTTAGAAGATTTTGAACAAGCAGTAATTGCGGCAGCATCCATCTACTTCTATGCTGGTAAGTCTGGGCTTAATGCGAAACTCTGGACAGCCGCAACAGGTTTACTGTGGGGGAACCGAGTAGTATTAGAAACCCTAGCTGCCGTCAATGCAGGTGAAGACTCAAATACTAGCAATCTGCCTAACTCACCTACAATTTGGTTAACCCAAAATTCGGAAACGCTCAACTCCCTCCCGAATAGTAGCCGTTGGGTTCTCTGGCAACCAAGAGCATCCACAGAATTAGCTAAGATGATTAATCGTAAATTGCCTGGAGTAATTATTAATACTGAGCAACCACTGCAATTACAATTGCAGCAAAGCTTGAACAATTATTACTAA
- a CDS encoding PilT/PilU family type 4a pilus ATPase, with protein MQTEQPVPAKDKPPSIAVLVRHAHANKASDIHLRVGEVPRYRIRGQLVPFGRQWKLTPEIFQQYLVEILTPAQIQEFAANKELDTAIFYPGFLRCRINCFESLTGGAIVMRLISLDVPSIDGLGLPPVLKKIASRHEGLILVTGATGSGKSTTLAAMIRYLNETTQKHIVTVEDPIEFVHTSQNCLISQREVGLHTNDFHNALRSVLREDPDVILIGEMRDRITVNTALQAAQTGHLVLGSLHTRNAINAINRLLNLYEANEQQAMRIQITESLIGVIAQMLVPTIDQGRVAVHEILINTPAMQDYLLKGEEDEALRLMETNTTEGMQVLNHALYEKVLSKRITIEEAKKASPDPYDLDRRVRTGDMDGSSLTREFGL; from the coding sequence ATGCAAACAGAACAGCCTGTTCCCGCCAAAGATAAGCCTCCCTCAATCGCTGTGCTAGTGAGGCACGCTCATGCTAATAAAGCATCTGATATTCATCTGCGCGTTGGCGAAGTTCCAAGATATCGCATACGTGGTCAGTTAGTACCTTTTGGTAGACAATGGAAATTAACTCCAGAAATTTTTCAACAGTATTTAGTAGAGATTCTTACACCAGCGCAAATACAAGAATTTGCAGCTAATAAAGAGTTAGACACGGCGATTTTTTACCCTGGTTTTTTGCGCTGCCGGATAAATTGTTTTGAATCTCTCACGGGTGGCGCAATTGTGATGAGGTTAATTAGTCTAGATGTTCCTTCTATAGATGGTTTAGGTTTACCACCAGTTTTAAAAAAAATTGCTAGTCGTCATGAAGGGTTGATTTTAGTCACAGGGGCTACAGGTTCAGGTAAATCAACGACACTGGCGGCAATGATTCGTTATCTTAACGAAACTACCCAAAAGCATATTGTCACTGTTGAAGATCCCATTGAATTTGTTCACACTTCCCAAAATTGTTTAATTAGTCAACGGGAAGTGGGTTTGCACACTAACGACTTTCATAATGCTTTGCGGTCGGTGTTAAGGGAAGATCCAGATGTCATATTAATTGGAGAAATGCGCGATCGCATTACAGTCAACACTGCCCTACAAGCAGCCCAAACAGGTCACTTAGTTTTGGGTAGCCTACATACCCGCAATGCTATCAATGCGATTAATCGGTTGTTAAATCTCTATGAAGCAAACGAACAGCAAGCTATGCGGATTCAAATAACTGAGTCTTTGATTGGTGTTATTGCTCAAATGCTAGTACCTACAATTGATCAGGGTCGTGTTGCGGTTCACGAAATTCTCATTAATACACCTGCTATGCAAGATTATCTCCTCAAGGGAGAAGAAGATGAAGCATTGCGATTGATGGAAACTAATACTACAGAAGGTATGCAAGTTCTCAATCACGCACTCTATGAAAAAGTATTAAGTAAGCGGATCACAATTGAAGAAGCTAAGAAAGCTTCTCCTGATCCATACGATCTAGATCGTCGTGTCCGTACTGGAGATATGGATGGATCTTCCTTAACTCGTGAATTTGGTTTGTAA
- a CDS encoding ISAs1 family transposase gives MPKKTVKLIVESGNDYVIAVKANQSCLHQQIKTITHSTNPTSIEHSFERSRDRYTHRKVSVFEDLSGISPQWLGLKRLIKVERTGTRSDLPYHQVVYYISSLTVSALEFAKGIRGHWGIENRLHWVKDVVFNEDSSCISQLLAAANFSIIRSIVINLVRCHGYASLTSAMRLIAHDLDAIFKLLNSDDSTINC, from the coding sequence TTGCCAAAAAAAACTGTCAAGTTAATTGTCGAAAGTGGCAATGATTATGTTATTGCTGTCAAAGCCAATCAAAGTTGCTTACATCAACAAATTAAAACAATTACCCACTCAACAAATCCTACCAGTATAGAGCACAGTTTTGAGCGTAGCCGAGATCGTTACACTCACCGCAAAGTTTCAGTATTTGAAGATTTAAGCGGCATTAGCCCCCAATGGCTTGGTCTCAAGCGTCTGATTAAGGTTGAGCGCACAGGCACTCGTTCAGATCTACCTTACCATCAGGTAGTTTATTACATTAGTAGTCTGACGGTTAGTGCGCTTGAATTTGCCAAAGGTATTCGTGGTCATTGGGGAATTGAAAATCGATTACATTGGGTTAAAGATGTAGTTTTTAATGAAGATAGCTCGTGTATTTCTCAACTCTTAGCTGCGGCTAATTTTTCAATTATTCGCAGCATCGTGATTAATCTTGTTCGCTGTCATGGTTATGCTTCTTTAACTTCTGCTATGCGCTTAATTGCTCATGATCTAGATGCGATATTTAAGCTGCTTAACTCAGATGATTCTACAATTAACTGTTAA